One window of Paralichthys olivaceus isolate ysfri-2021 chromosome 20, ASM2471397v2, whole genome shotgun sequence genomic DNA carries:
- the LOC109648140 gene encoding glyceraldehyde-3-phosphate dehydrogenase: MAVTRVARPRSHFSVRGRALRSIHEREDQTRSDKMVKIGINGFGRIGRLVTRAAATGGKVEVVAINDPFIDLDYMVYMFKYDSTHGVWKHGEVKAEGGKLVVGDMHITVFHERDPANIKWSDAGADYVVESTGVFTTIEKASAHLKGGAKRVVISAPSADAPMFVMGVNHEKYDNSMKVVSNASCTTNCLAPLAKVINDNFGIIEGLMSTVHAVTATQKTVDGPSGKLWRDGRGASQNIIPASTGAAKAVGKVVPELNGKLTGMAFRVPTPNVSVVDLTVRLEKPAKYDDIKKVVKAAAEGPMKGFLGYTEDQVVSTDFNSDTRSSIFDAGAGIALNDHFVKLVSWYDNEFGYSHRVCDLIQHMFSKE; this comes from the exons ATGGCGGTGACGCGTGTTGCTCGTCCCCGCTCTCACTTCTCCGTCAGAGGACGCGCACTCAGGAGCATTCACGAACG TGAAGATCAGACCAGATCAGACAAAATGGTGAAGATCGGAATCAACGG ATTCGGACGTATCGGTCGTCTGGTGACCAGAGCCGCCGCCACTGGTGGCAAAGTGGAGGTGGTGGCCATCAACGACCCGTTCATCGACCTGGACTACATG GTCTACATGTTTAAGTATGACTCCACTCACGGCGTGTGGAAGCACGGAGAGGTGAAGGCCGAGGGCGGCAAGCTGGTCGTGGGCGACATGCACATCACGGTCTTTCACGA GAGAGACCCCGCCAACATCAAGTGGAGCGATGCCGGCGCCGACTACGTGGTGGAGTCCACCGGTGTGTTCACCACCATCGAGAAGGCGTCT GCTCACCTGAAGGGCGGCGCTAAGAGGGTGGTGATCTCCGCTCCCAGTGCTGATGCTCCCATGTTTGTTATGGGCGTCAACCACGAGAAGTACGACAACTCCATGAAGGTCGTCAG CAACGCCTCTTGCACAACCAACTGCCTGGCTCCGCTCGCCAAGGTCATCAACGATAACTTTGGCATCATCGAGGGTCTCATG AGCACGGTCCACGCCGTCACGGCCACACAGAAGACCGTGGACGGTCCCTCTGGGAAGTTGTGGAGGGACGGACGTGGAGCCTCCCAGAACATCATCCCCGCCTCCACCGGAGCCGCCAAGGCCGTGGGCAAGGTCGTCCCCGAGCTGAACGG GAAACTCACCGGGATGGCTTTCCGTGTCCCCACCCCCAACGTGTCTGTGGTTGACCTGACTGTTCGTCTGGAGAAACCC GCCAAGTACGACGACATCAAGAAGGTGGTCAAGGCCGCGGCTGAGGGACCCATGAAGGGATTTCTCGGCTACACAGAGGACCAG GTCGTGTCCACGGACTTTAACAGCGACACTCGCTCCTCCATCTTTGACGCCGGCGCGGGCATCGCCCTCAACGACCACTTCGTCAAACTGGTGTCATG GTACGACAACGAGTTCGGCTACAGCCACCGTGTGTGCGACCTGATCCAGCACATGTTCTCCAAGGAGTGA